The Microcystis panniformis FACHB-1757 region GCAAGAGAAAAACGATTACTATGCTTCTGGTAATCTGACTATCTACTATAACGAAGAACAACTGAAAAAACGTGATTTTTGTGGTCCTGATTTTTTTGTGGTTTTAGATACAGAAAAACGTCCCCGCAAAAGTTGGGTAGTTTGGGGAGAAGGGGGTAAATATCCCAATGTAATCGTGGAGATTCTTTCCAATTCTACGGCCAATATTGACCGCACTAAAAAGAAAATTCTCTATCAAAATACCTTTCGCACTCCTAATTATTTTTGGTTCGATCCTAATACCTTAGAATTGCAAGGATTTAGACTAATTGCGGGACAATATCAGGCTATTCCTGCTAATGACCAGGGTTATCTATGGAGTGAACAATTAGAACTATATTTAGGCATATTTGACCGTAAACTGCGTTATTTTACCGCCGATGGTCAATTGGTTCCCACTCCCCAAGAAGCTGAATTAGAGCAAAGACAAGCAAAGGAACAGATTCTTTTAGAAAGGGAACAGGAACGACAAGCGAAGGAACAGGCTATCCTCGAAAAAGAACAAGCTATCTTGGAGAAGGAAAAATTAGCCCAAAAATTACGAGAATTGGGCATTGATCCCGAAACTATCTGATTGATCAATATCTCTAAGTAGGGTTTGCTGAAAAAGTAGGGGCGAAGCATTCGGATAGAAAATCTACGGTTTCACCGATAGGTTATTGCCCGAATGCTTCGCCCTTACAGAACGCGGGCCGATGAAGACCCAAGGTTTTGAAGCACGATTCTCTCAAAATCTTGCACCTGTTTTGCGAAACAAGACCCTAAAACCCTTACCTCGTCTATATTTCACATTTATTCAGCAAACCCTAGTTAGGTGTTAAAAATTGTCAGGTTCCCCCCTTATTAAGGGGAGATCAAAGACAAAATTTATCTTCTATTTAATAGGTAATTCCTATCCTAGAAATGGTGGTAATTTAACCTTATTTTTCCTGTCTTTCTAAGGCTAATTGTACTAACTTATCGACCAATTTATCAAACTCTAAACTGGTGGCTTTCCAGAGTTGGGGATACATACTAAAATTAGTAAACCCCGGCAGAGTATTAATTTCATTGATCAACACTTCCCCAGTCTTTTCCACATAGAAAAAATCCACCCGCGACAATCCCGCAGCATCCACAGCTTTAAATGCTTCTACAGCCATTTCTCGCACTTGATTAGCAATTTTATCAGGAATATTAGCGGGAATCACCATGCTCGATCGCCCGTCAGTATATTTAGTTTCATAGTCATAAAAATCACTATCAAAAGTAATTTCTCCCACCAAAGAAGCTTGGGGATTATCATTACCTAAAACCGCACATTCGATCTCCCTTGCGGTTACTCCTGCTTCAACAATAATCCGTCGATCATAACTAGCGGCACTATCTAAAGCAGCCTCTAATTCTTGCAGGTTGCGTGCTTTACTAATACCCACCGAAGAACCTAAATTAGCCGGTTTAATAAAACAAGGATAACCTATTTCCTCGGCGATTTGATCGCACAATTGCGGAAAAACACAGGCATTTGACCACACTTGCGAGCGGGTTATGGCCTTATACTTAACTTGGGGTAATCCAGCGGCTGCAAAAGCAGTTTTCATGGCAA contains the following coding sequences:
- a CDS encoding D-alanine--D-alanine ligase family protein translates to MDKIKVGLLFGGRSGEHEVSINSARSILQAFNYPENLDKYAVIPFYIDKNGCWHSAATARQILTSGQPLAIEREIKVNIWQFPTEVSEIEVWFPILHGPNGEDGTLQGLLTLMRVAFVGSGVLGSCLGMDKIAMKTAFAAAGLPQVKYKAITRSQVWSNACVFPQLCDQIAEEIGYPCFIKPANLGSSVGISKARNLQELEAALDSAASYDRRIIVEAGVTAREIECAVLGNDNPQASLVGEITFDSDFYDYETKYTDGRSSMVIPANIPDKIANQVREMAVEAFKAVDAAGLSRVDFFYVEKTGEVLINEINTLPGFTNFSMYPQLWKATSLEFDKLVDKLVQLALERQEK
- a CDS encoding Uma2 family endonuclease codes for the protein MTTLDILPEVTCPPTDLWSDEPPLESDLHLQQIIILLSCLELLWQEKNDYYASGNLTIYYNEEQLKKRDFCGPDFFVVLDTEKRPRKSWVVWGEGGKYPNVIVEILSNSTANIDRTKKKILYQNTFRTPNYFWFDPNTLELQGFRLIAGQYQAIPANDQGYLWSEQLELYLGIFDRKLRYFTADGQLVPTPQEAELEQRQAKEQILLEREQERQAKEQAILEKEQAILEKEKLAQKLRELGIDPETI